The nucleotide window ATTGCTTATAGGAAATAGTATTGCACCTCAAATGGGGCTGTATCATGATACCACACCACCGGTAATTCCAGAACCGCGTAATTATGAAACTCCCATGCTGAATCCTGAGCAATTCATACCGCCGCAAGCAATTGACTATGATCCAAATATGGTTCCTATCTCAATCAAAGAAACTTCATGTAACACAGTTAAACCATCACCATTAACTCGTGCTTGTGAATATACTGATGCAAGTGGAAATAAAGTCAAATACATTTTCACTGTTGAAAGAAGTCAACTGAAAGCACAAAAATCTGCTCAAAATAACATAATGGTAAAACCAATTAAAACTCCTTAAATCGGTTGAACTGCGTGATTGTAAACAATTGTCTTCATTTATGATTTACTAGCTAAATTCAACCTCTTTTCATTAAAAAAACTAGATTCCTTCCACAAAAACCCAAAATAATCATTGCACCAGTCCACAAATTCCGAACTTTTGCTACTCATGCACGATGAGACATCAACTTCGAAATCCTCATCTGGAAACGACAAACACGCCTGTTTTTCATTCATTATCAGTACAAATTGCACATCAGAATTGATCTTTCTTTCTATTTTACCGGAGTCTAGGGCTTTTTTTAGGGATTTGGAGCCTAGCGCACTCTGCCTCTGATTGGAAACAATGGCATCTGCAGAAAATATGCTCCTAAATGCTACACCTTTGTTTACCTGAGAAACCACCGTCTTTACTATGTCACTAGAATAGGATACCTCGTACAAAACATTACGGACGAATTCTTCTGCTTCCTGGTATATTTTGTTCCATTCTTCCTGGACTCGGACAAATCCATTTACTTCCTTGCAGTCACTTAGCTGGCCCAGCCTTAGCAGAAACTTTGTTGGCAGGC belongs to Candidatus Nitrosotenuis cloacae and includes:
- a CDS encoding helix-turn-helix transcriptional regulator, whose translation is MEDSDRVSDLLLDLASQKRRGILLGIKNNNFGITKLAASLDSTPPEIHRNVERLLKDGLIQKDSEKEYVLSPICEAMLSQISTIEFFEKHSKYFKKHGFAGLPTKFLLRLGQLSDCKEVNGFVRVQEEWNKIYQEAEEFVRNVLYEVSYSSDIVKTVVSQVNKGVAFRSIFSADAIVSNQRQSALGSKSLKKALDSGKIERKINSDVQFVLIMNEKQACLSFPDEDFEVDVSSCMSSKSSEFVDWCNDYFGFLWKESSFFNEKRLNLASKS